The proteins below come from a single Corynebacterium glyciniphilum AJ 3170 genomic window:
- the rpoB gene encoding DNA-directed RNA polymerase subunit beta: MAVSRLTSSTPGIPGASQRHSFAKIDAPIEVPGLLDIQRDSFAWLVGTPQWRARKQAEAGEGVRITSGLEDILEELSPVEDYSENMSLVLSEPRFDDVKNTVDECKDKDINYSAPLYVTAEFTNATSGEIKSQTVFIGDFPMMTDKGTFIINGTERVVVSQLVRSPGVYFDESIDPGTERPLHSVKVIPSRGAWLEFDVDKRDTIGVRIDRKRRQPVTVLLKALGLSAEEITERFGFSEIMMSTLEKDGVANTDEALLEIYRKQRPGESPTRDSAQALLENSFFNSRRYDLAKVGRYKVNRKLGLGTGGEGPMTLTEQDILTTIEYLVRLHAGEKDMTSPDSVEIPLGTDDIDHFGNRRVRTVGELIQNQIRVGLSRMERVVRERMTTQDAESITPTSLINVRPVSAAIREFFGTSQMSQFMDQNNSLSGLTNKRRLSALGPGGLSRERAGLEVRDVHPSHYGRMCPIETPEGPNIGLIGSLASYARVNPFGFIETPYRRVENGQITDTVDYLTADEEDRHIIAQANTPYNADKQFTEEQIEVRLRGGDVEVVPVDKVDYMDVSPRQMVSVATAMIPFLEHDDANRALMGANMQRQAVPLLRAEAPFVGTGMEQRAAYDAGDVIVSPKAGAVEFVSADYITIMDDDGVRDTYMLRKFERTNQGTCYNQKPLVSQGDRVEAGQAIADGPGTDNGEMALGRNLLVAIMPWEGHNYEDAIILNQRMVEQDILTSIHIEEHEIDARDTKLGPEEITRDIPNVGEDVLADLDERGIVRIGADVRDGDILVGKVTPKGETELTPEERLLRAIFGEKAREVRDTSMKVPHGETGKVIGVRVFSREDDDDLSPGVNEMVRVYVAQKRKIQDGDKLAGRHGNKGVVGKILPAEDMPFLPDGTPVDILLNTHGVPRRMNIGQVLETHLGWLAKNGWTVDADSDDPTVKAMLETLPEDLYDVPADSLTATPVFDGASNEELSGLMKSVRPNRDGIRLTDGDGKAELIDGRSGEPFPYPVSVGYMYMLKLHHLVDEKIHARSTGPYSMITQQPLGGKAQFGGQRFGEMEVWAMQAYGAAYTLQELLTIKSDDVVGRVKVYEAIVKGENIPDPGIPESFKVLLKELQSLCLNVEVLAADGSPMELSSTDDDELDHANAALGINLSRDERPDADSDVG, encoded by the coding sequence TTGGCAGTCTCCCGCCTGACCAGTTCCACCCCGGGAATTCCCGGAGCTTCGCAACGTCACTCGTTCGCGAAGATCGATGCCCCGATCGAGGTTCCCGGTCTTCTCGACATTCAGAGGGACTCTTTCGCCTGGCTCGTCGGCACGCCGCAGTGGCGTGCCCGCAAGCAGGCCGAGGCCGGGGAGGGCGTTCGCATCACCTCCGGTCTCGAGGACATCCTCGAAGAGCTGTCCCCCGTTGAGGACTACTCGGAGAACATGTCCCTGGTCCTGTCCGAGCCACGCTTCGACGATGTGAAGAACACCGTCGACGAGTGCAAGGACAAGGACATCAACTACTCGGCTCCGCTGTACGTCACCGCGGAGTTCACCAACGCCACGTCCGGCGAGATCAAGAGCCAGACCGTCTTCATCGGTGATTTCCCGATGATGACCGACAAGGGCACCTTCATCATCAACGGCACCGAGCGTGTCGTCGTGTCACAGCTGGTCCGCTCCCCGGGCGTGTACTTCGACGAGTCCATTGACCCGGGCACCGAGCGCCCGCTGCACTCGGTCAAGGTCATCCCGTCACGTGGTGCGTGGCTCGAGTTCGACGTCGACAAGCGCGACACCATCGGTGTGCGTATCGACCGCAAGCGTCGTCAGCCGGTCACCGTCCTGCTGAAGGCCCTGGGGCTCAGCGCCGAGGAGATCACCGAGCGTTTCGGTTTCTCGGAGATCATGATGTCGACGCTCGAGAAGGACGGCGTCGCCAACACTGACGAGGCACTGCTGGAGATCTACCGTAAGCAGCGCCCGGGTGAATCTCCGACGCGTGATTCCGCACAGGCTCTGCTGGAGAACAGCTTCTTCAACTCTCGCCGCTACGACCTTGCGAAGGTCGGCCGCTACAAGGTCAACCGCAAGCTGGGTCTGGGCACCGGTGGAGAGGGTCCCATGACCCTCACGGAGCAGGACATCCTGACCACCATCGAGTACCTGGTGCGTCTGCATGCTGGTGAGAAGGACATGACCTCCCCGGATTCCGTGGAGATCCCGCTCGGTACCGACGACATCGATCACTTCGGCAACCGCCGCGTCCGTACCGTCGGTGAGCTGATCCAGAACCAGATCCGTGTTGGTCTGTCCCGTATGGAGCGCGTCGTGCGCGAGCGTATGACCACGCAGGACGCGGAGTCCATCACTCCGACCTCGCTGATCAACGTCCGTCCGGTCTCCGCCGCCATCCGCGAGTTCTTCGGTACCTCGCAGATGTCGCAGTTCATGGACCAGAACAACTCGCTGTCGGGTCTGACCAACAAGCGTCGTCTGTCTGCTCTCGGCCCCGGTGGTCTGTCCCGTGAGCGCGCCGGCCTTGAGGTCCGTGACGTCCACCCGTCCCACTACGGACGTATGTGCCCGATCGAGACCCCGGAGGGCCCCAACATCGGTCTGATCGGTTCTCTCGCGTCCTACGCCAGGGTGAACCCGTTCGGCTTCATCGAGACGCCGTACCGTCGGGTAGAGAACGGTCAGATCACCGACACGGTCGACTACCTCACCGCAGACGAGGAAGACCGCCACATCATCGCTCAGGCGAACACCCCGTACAACGCGGACAAGCAATTCACCGAGGAGCAGATCGAGGTCCGCCTGCGCGGCGGCGATGTCGAGGTCGTCCCGGTGGACAAGGTCGACTACATGGACGTCTCACCGCGTCAGATGGTCTCCGTCGCGACCGCGATGATTCCGTTCCTCGAACACGATGACGCCAACCGTGCGCTGATGGGTGCGAACATGCAGCGTCAGGCTGTGCCGCTCCTGCGCGCGGAAGCACCGTTCGTGGGTACCGGCATGGAGCAGCGGGCCGCCTATGACGCCGGCGACGTGATCGTGTCCCCGAAGGCGGGTGCAGTGGAGTTCGTCTCCGCCGACTACATCACCATCATGGATGATGACGGCGTGCGCGACACCTACATGCTGCGTAAGTTCGAGCGCACCAACCAGGGCACCTGCTACAACCAGAAGCCCCTGGTCAGCCAGGGTGACCGCGTGGAAGCCGGTCAGGCTATCGCGGACGGTCCCGGCACCGACAACGGTGAGATGGCACTTGGCCGCAACCTGCTGGTCGCCATCATGCCGTGGGAGGGCCACAACTACGAGGACGCCATCATCCTCAACCAGCGCATGGTTGAGCAGGACATCCTGACCTCGATCCACATCGAGGAGCACGAGATTGACGCACGGGACACCAAGCTGGGCCCCGAGGAGATCACCCGCGATATCCCGAACGTGGGCGAGGACGTCCTGGCGGACCTCGACGAGCGCGGCATCGTGCGCATCGGTGCCGACGTCCGCGACGGCGATATTCTGGTCGGCAAGGTCACCCCGAAGGGCGAGACGGAGCTGACCCCGGAGGAGCGTCTCCTGCGTGCGATCTTCGGTGAGAAGGCCCGCGAGGTCCGCGACACCTCCATGAAGGTGCCGCACGGCGAGACCGGCAAGGTCATCGGTGTCCGCGTGTTCTCCCGCGAGGACGACGACGACCTGTCGCCGGGCGTCAACGAGATGGTCCGCGTCTACGTGGCGCAGAAGCGCAAGATCCAGGACGGCGACAAGCTCGCCGGACGCCACGGTAACAAGGGTGTCGTCGGCAAGATCCTGCCCGCCGAGGACATGCCGTTCCTGCCCGACGGTACCCCGGTCGACATCCTGCTGAACACGCACGGCGTGCCGCGTCGTATGAACATCGGCCAGGTCCTCGAGACCCACCTGGGTTGGCTGGCGAAGAACGGTTGGACAGTCGACGCGGACTCCGATGACCCGACGGTCAAGGCCATGCTGGAGACCCTTCCCGAGGACCTCTACGACGTGCCCGCCGACTCGCTCACCGCAACCCCGGTGTTCGACGGTGCCTCCAACGAGGAACTGTCGGGCCTGATGAAGTCGGTCCGCCCGAACCGCGACGGTATCCGCCTGACGGACGGTGACGGCAAGGCCGAGCTCATCGACGGCCGTTCCGGTGAGCCCTTCCCGTACCCGGTCTCCGTGGGCTACATGTACATGCTCAAGTTGCACCACCTCGTCGACGAGAAGATCCACGCCCGTTCCACCGGCCCCTACTCGATGATCACCCAGCAGCCGCTCGGTGGTAAGGCGCAGTTCGGTGGCCAGCGCTTCGGTGAGATGGAGGTGTGGGCCATGCAGGCGTACGGCGCGGCCTACACTCTGCAGGAGCTGCTGACCATCAAGTCCGACGACGTCGTGGGACGTGTCAAGGTGTACGAAGCCATCGTCAAGGGTGAGAACATCCCGGATCCTGGCATCCCGGAGTCCTTCAAGGTTCTCCTCAAGGAGCTGCAGTCCCTGTGCCTCAACGTCGAGGTGCTGGCGGCCGACGGTTCTCCGATGGAGTTGAGTTCCACCGATGACGACGAGCTGGACCACGCCAACGCCGCCCTGGGCATCAACCTGTCCCGGGACGAGCGTCCGGACGCTGACAGCGACGTGGGTTAA
- a CDS encoding DNA-directed RNA polymerase subunit beta' produces the protein MLDVNFFDELRIGLATADDIRRWSHGEVKKPETINYRTLKPEKDGLFCERIFGPTRDWECACGKYKRVRYKGIICERCGVEVTKSKVRRERMGHVELAAPVTHIWYFKGVPSRLGYLLDLAPKDLEKIIYFAANIITSVDEEGRHNDQTTLEAEMLVEKKEVENERDADLADRSEKLEADLAELEAAGAKADAKRKIQTAAEREMRHIRERAEREVERLDEIWNTFVKLAPKQMIVDEGIYTELVDRYEDYFTGGMGAESIQTLIRSFDLEAEAEKLREIIRDGKGQKKLRALKRLKVVAAFLRSGNDPAGMVLDAVPVIPPELRPMVQLDGGRFATSDLNDLYRRVINRNNRLKRMLDLGAPEIIVNNEKRMLQESVDALFDNGRRGRPVTGPGNRPLKSLSDLLKGKQGRFRQNLLGKRVDYSGRSVIIVGPQLKLHQCGLPKQMALELFKPFVMKRLVEKSYAQNIKSAKRMVERQRPEVWDVLEDAIAEHPVMLNRAPTLHRLGIQAFEPVLVEGKAIQLHPLACEAFNADFDGDQMAVHLPLSDEAQAEARILMLASNNILSPASGKPLAMPRLDMVTGLYFLTLQKTTDELGGEGAYTPADENGPERGVYSTLSEAIMARDRGVLGLQAPIKVRIDHLRPPEDVEAEQFPDGWQKGQVWLAHTTLGRVLFNELLPWNYPFVDDVMAKKPQAAVINDLAAKYPMITVAQTVDKLKDAGFYWATRSGVTITMHDVLVLPNKKEILDRYEERARVIEKKMARGKINATERYNSLVDLWKEATDFVGESVEQLYPDDNPIPMIVKSGAAGNMRQIWTLAGMKGMVTNSRGDYITRPIKTSFREGLSVLEYFNNSHGSRKGLADTALRTADSGYLTRRLVDVAQDVIVREDDCATSKGVTIPLAEAVLDAEGNETGKFRRAEFVETAATGRFLAADAVDAAGNVVIPAGQDLGDPEIQRLVDAGVATLKVRSVMTCDTATGVCATCYGRSMATGKKVDIGEAVGIVAAQSIGEPGTQLTMRTFHQGGVGGDITGGLPRVQELFEARVPKAKAPIASVDGKVRIEDDDNFYTLTIIPADGSDEVVYEKLSKRQGLAVIKVGDFERQIKDGDSVVRGQQLLKGSADPHEVLRVMGRRGVQQHLINEVQKVYRDQGVAIHDKHIEIIVRQMLRRVTVIDSGSTEYLPGSLVDHADAVSASKAAVQTGGRPVEVRAEIMGITKASLATDSWLSAASFQETTRVLTDAAINKRSDKLIGLKENVIIGKLIPAGTGIAKYRNIAVEPTEEARAAAYQLPSTFGDGFYGDDSYGEFTGAAVPLDDIDLN, from the coding sequence GTGCTGGACGTCAACTTCTTTGACGAACTGCGTATTGGTCTCGCGACCGCCGATGACATCCGTCGTTGGTCACATGGCGAGGTCAAGAAGCCGGAGACTATCAACTACCGCACCCTGAAGCCCGAGAAGGACGGTCTGTTCTGTGAGCGGATCTTCGGGCCGACCCGTGACTGGGAGTGTGCCTGCGGTAAGTACAAGCGTGTCCGTTACAAGGGCATCATCTGCGAGCGCTGCGGCGTCGAGGTGACCAAGTCCAAGGTCCGGCGTGAGCGCATGGGCCATGTTGAGCTGGCCGCCCCGGTCACCCACATCTGGTATTTCAAGGGTGTCCCGTCGCGCCTCGGATACCTGCTCGACCTTGCCCCGAAGGATCTCGAGAAGATCATCTACTTCGCGGCGAACATCATCACCTCCGTCGACGAGGAAGGTCGTCACAACGACCAGACCACCCTCGAAGCAGAGATGCTGGTCGAGAAGAAGGAAGTCGAGAACGAGCGCGACGCAGACCTCGCCGACCGGTCCGAGAAGCTCGAGGCTGATCTGGCTGAGCTCGAGGCCGCCGGTGCCAAGGCGGACGCGAAGCGCAAGATCCAGACCGCCGCCGAGCGCGAGATGCGCCACATCCGTGAGCGCGCCGAGCGTGAGGTCGAGCGTCTCGACGAGATCTGGAACACCTTCGTCAAGCTCGCCCCGAAGCAGATGATCGTCGACGAGGGCATCTACACCGAACTCGTCGACCGCTACGAGGACTACTTCACCGGTGGAATGGGCGCAGAGTCCATCCAGACCCTCATCCGCTCCTTCGACCTCGAGGCAGAGGCCGAGAAGCTGCGCGAGATCATTCGCGATGGCAAGGGGCAGAAGAAGCTGCGCGCTCTCAAGCGCCTCAAGGTCGTCGCCGCATTCCTGCGTTCCGGAAACGACCCCGCGGGCATGGTTCTCGACGCAGTCCCGGTGATCCCGCCGGAGTTGCGCCCGATGGTGCAGCTCGACGGTGGCCGTTTCGCGACCTCCGACCTCAACGACCTCTACCGTCGTGTGATCAACCGCAACAACCGTCTCAAGCGCATGCTGGACCTCGGTGCCCCCGAGATCATCGTGAACAACGAGAAGCGCATGCTGCAGGAGTCGGTCGACGCGCTCTTCGACAACGGTCGTCGCGGTCGCCCGGTCACGGGCCCCGGCAACCGTCCGCTGAAGTCGCTGTCTGACCTGCTCAAGGGCAAGCAGGGGCGCTTCCGTCAGAACCTTCTGGGTAAGCGTGTCGACTACTCCGGTCGTTCGGTGATCATCGTCGGCCCGCAGCTGAAGCTGCACCAGTGTGGTCTGCCGAAGCAGATGGCCCTGGAGCTCTTCAAGCCGTTCGTGATGAAGCGGCTCGTCGAGAAGTCCTACGCACAGAACATCAAGTCCGCCAAGCGGATGGTGGAGCGCCAGCGTCCCGAGGTGTGGGACGTGCTCGAGGACGCCATCGCCGAGCACCCGGTGATGCTGAACCGTGCCCCCACCCTGCACCGTCTGGGCATCCAGGCGTTCGAGCCGGTCCTGGTCGAGGGTAAGGCGATTCAGCTGCACCCGCTGGCGTGTGAGGCCTTCAACGCTGACTTCGACGGTGACCAGATGGCGGTCCACCTGCCGCTGTCCGACGAGGCACAGGCCGAGGCTCGCATCCTCATGCTCGCCTCGAACAACATCCTCTCTCCGGCGTCGGGTAAGCCGCTGGCCATGCCCCGTCTGGACATGGTGACCGGGCTCTACTTCCTGACCCTGCAGAAGACCACCGACGAGCTCGGTGGAGAGGGTGCCTACACCCCGGCCGACGAGAACGGTCCGGAGCGCGGTGTCTACTCGACGCTGTCCGAGGCCATCATGGCCCGCGACCGCGGCGTGCTGGGCCTGCAGGCCCCGATCAAGGTCCGCATCGACCACCTGCGTCCTCCGGAGGACGTGGAGGCCGAGCAGTTCCCCGACGGCTGGCAGAAGGGGCAGGTCTGGCTGGCGCACACCACGCTGGGTCGCGTGCTCTTCAACGAGCTGCTGCCGTGGAACTACCCGTTCGTGGACGACGTCATGGCCAAGAAGCCGCAGGCCGCGGTCATCAACGACTTGGCCGCGAAGTACCCGATGATCACCGTCGCGCAGACCGTGGACAAGCTCAAGGACGCCGGCTTCTACTGGGCTACCCGTTCCGGCGTGACCATCACCATGCATGACGTGCTGGTCCTGCCGAACAAGAAGGAGATCCTCGACCGTTACGAGGAGCGTGCCCGTGTCATCGAGAAGAAGATGGCCCGCGGCAAGATCAACGCGACGGAGCGGTACAACTCCCTGGTCGACCTGTGGAAGGAAGCCACCGACTTCGTCGGTGAGTCTGTCGAGCAGCTGTACCCGGACGACAACCCGATCCCGATGATCGTGAAGTCCGGCGCGGCCGGCAACATGCGTCAGATCTGGACGCTGGCCGGTATGAAGGGCATGGTCACGAACTCGCGTGGTGACTACATCACCCGCCCGATCAAGACCTCCTTCCGTGAGGGCCTGTCCGTGCTGGAGTACTTCAACAACTCCCACGGTTCCCGTAAGGGCCTCGCCGACACCGCGCTGCGTACCGCCGACTCGGGTTACCTGACCCGTCGTCTGGTCGATGTCGCGCAGGACGTCATCGTCCGCGAGGACGACTGTGCCACGAGCAAGGGTGTCACCATCCCGCTCGCCGAGGCCGTCCTGGATGCCGAAGGCAACGAGACCGGCAAGTTCCGTCGGGCGGAGTTCGTCGAGACCGCTGCCACCGGCCGCTTCCTCGCTGCCGATGCAGTGGACGCCGCAGGTAACGTCGTTATCCCTGCCGGTCAGGATCTTGGAGACCCGGAGATCCAGCGGCTGGTCGATGCCGGTGTTGCGACTCTCAAGGTCCGCTCGGTGATGACCTGCGATACCGCGACCGGCGTGTGCGCTACCTGTTACGGCCGTTCCATGGCGACCGGTAAGAAGGTCGACATCGGTGAGGCCGTCGGCATTGTCGCCGCGCAGTCCATCGGTGAGCCCGGAACACAGCTGACCATGCGTACCTTCCACCAGGGTGGTGTCGGTGGAGACATCACCGGCGGTCTGCCCCGTGTCCAGGAGCTGTTCGAGGCACGTGTTCCGAAGGCCAAGGCCCCGATCGCCTCGGTCGACGGTAAGGTCCGCATCGAGGACGACGACAACTTCTACACGCTGACGATCATCCCCGCGGATGGTTCGGACGAGGTCGTGTACGAGAAGCTGTCGAAGCGCCAGGGCCTGGCTGTCATCAAGGTCGGCGACTTCGAGCGGCAGATCAAGGACGGCGACAGCGTCGTTCGCGGCCAGCAGCTCCTGAAGGGCTCGGCCGATCCGCACGAGGTACTTCGCGTGATGGGGCGTCGCGGCGTCCAGCAGCACCTGATCAACGAGGTCCAGAAGGTCTACCGTGATCAGGGTGTGGCCATTCACGACAAGCACATCGAGATCATCGTGCGCCAGATGCTGCGCCGCGTGACCGTCATCGACTCGGGCTCGACAGAGTACCTGCCGGGTTCGCTGGTGGATCACGCTGACGCAGTCTCGGCTTCCAAGGCTGCTGTCCAGACCGGTGGCCGCCCGGTGGAGGTCCGTGCCGAGATCATGGGTATCACCAAGGCGTCGCTGGCTACCGATTCGTGGTTGTCGGCCGCGTCCTTCCAGGAGACGACCCGTGTTCTCACCGATGCGGCAATCAACAAGCGCTCCGACAAGCTCATCGGGCTCAAGGAGAACGTCATCATCGGTAAGCTCATCCCGGCCGGTACGGGCATTGCGAAGTACCGCAACATCGCCGTGGAGCCGACGGAGGAAGCTCGCGCAGCTGCATACCAGCTGCCGTCGACGTTCGGTGACGGTTTCTACGGAGACGACTCCTACGGAGAGTTCACCGGTGCCGCCGTTCCGCTCGACGACATCGACCTGAACTGA
- the rpsL gene encoding 30S ribosomal protein S12, with protein MPTIQQLVRKGRHDKSGKVATAALKGSPQRRGVCTRVYTTTPKKPNSALRKVARVRLTSGIEVSAYIPGEGHNLQEHSMVLVRGGRVKDLPGVRYKIVRGSLDTQGVKDRKQARSRYGAKKEK; from the coding sequence ATGCCTACTATCCAGCAGCTGGTCCGTAAGGGCCGCCACGACAAGTCTGGCAAGGTTGCCACGGCTGCCCTGAAGGGCTCGCCGCAGCGTCGTGGCGTGTGCACCCGTGTGTACACCACCACCCCCAAGAAGCCGAACTCGGCTCTCCGTAAGGTCGCCCGCGTGCGACTGACCTCCGGCATCGAGGTTTCCGCCTACATCCCGGGCGAGGGTCACAACCTCCAGGAGCACTCCATGGTGCTCGTTCGCGGCGGTCGTGTGAAGGACCTTCCGGGTGTCCGTTACAAGATCGTCCGCGGCTCCCTCGACACCCAGGGTGTCAAGGACCGCAAGCAGGCCCGTTCCCGCTACGGCGCGAAGAAGGAGAAGTAG
- the rpsG gene encoding 30S ribosomal protein S7, whose product MPRKGPAPARPLVKDPVYDDVIVSQLVNKVLLDGKKSTAERIVYGALEVCREKTGTDPVLTLKKALDNVKPALEVRSRRVGGATYQVPVEVRPGRSTTLALRWLVTFTRQRRENTMTERLANEILDASNGLGASVKRREDTHKMAEANRAFAHYRW is encoded by the coding sequence ATGCCTCGTAAAGGTCCCGCACCCGCACGCCCCCTCGTCAAGGATCCGGTCTACGACGACGTCATCGTCTCCCAGCTCGTGAACAAGGTTCTGCTGGACGGCAAGAAGTCGACCGCCGAGCGCATCGTCTACGGCGCGCTCGAGGTCTGCCGCGAGAAGACCGGTACCGACCCGGTTCTCACCCTGAAGAAGGCACTCGACAACGTGAAGCCGGCCCTCGAGGTCCGCTCCCGTCGTGTCGGTGGCGCCACCTACCAGGTGCCGGTCGAGGTCCGTCCCGGCCGTTCCACCACTCTGGCATTGCGCTGGCTGGTCACCTTCACCCGTCAGCGTCGTGAGAACACCATGACCGAGCGTCTCGCCAACGAGATCCTTGACGCCTCCAACGGTCTCGGTGCCTCCGTCAAGCGTCGTGAGGACACTCACAAGATGGCCGAGGCCAACCGCGCCTTCGCCCACTACCGCTGGTGA
- the fusA gene encoding elongation factor G, with the protein MAQEVQKDLRKVRNIGIMAHIDAGKTTTTERILYYTGINRKVGETHDGASTTDWMEQEKERGITITSAAVTCFWDDNQVNIIDTPGHVDFTVEVERSLRVLDGAVAVFDGKEGVEPQSEQVWRQADKYDVPRICFVNKMDKLGADFYFTVQTIIDRLGAKPLVMQLPIGAEDDFDGVVDLLTMQAITWRGRVEVGAEPTYEEIPADLADKAAEYREKLLESVAESDEALMEKYFAGEELSLEEIKAAIRKMTINSEIYPVFCGTAYHNKGIQPVLDAVIDFLPSPLDVENIQGHKPGHEDVEMSRKPSDDEPFSALAFKIAAHPFFGKLTFVRVYSGNVEPGQQVLNAVTGKKERVGKLFQMHANKENPVDKAHAGNIYAMIGLKETTTGDTLCDINDPILLESMDFPEPVIKVSIEPKTKSDQEKLGVAIQRLTEEDPTFTVNLDDETGQTIIGGMGELHLDVFVDRMKREFKVEANVGAPQVAYRETIRKAVEKVEFTHKKQTGGSGQFAKVIMAFEPYNPEPEELEEGEDASYKFVNAVTGGRIPKEYIPSVDAGVQDAMQYGFLAGFPLVDIKATLIDGQYHDVDSSEMAFKIAGSQALKEGVAKAKPVLLEPLMAVEVTTPEEFMGEVIGDINSRRGQVSAMEDRSGAKVVKGKVPLSEMFGYVGDLRSKTQGRANYTMIFDSYGEVPSSVATEIIAERTGNA; encoded by the coding sequence GTGGCACAAGAAGTGCAGAAGGACCTGAGGAAGGTCCGCAATATCGGCATCATGGCGCACATCGATGCCGGTAAGACCACGACCACCGAGCGCATCCTCTACTACACCGGCATCAACCGCAAGGTTGGCGAGACGCACGACGGTGCCTCCACCACGGACTGGATGGAGCAGGAGAAGGAGCGTGGCATCACGATCACCTCCGCCGCCGTCACGTGTTTCTGGGACGATAACCAGGTCAACATCATTGACACGCCTGGTCACGTCGACTTCACCGTCGAGGTCGAGCGTTCCCTGCGCGTCCTGGACGGCGCTGTCGCCGTCTTCGACGGCAAGGAGGGCGTCGAGCCCCAGTCCGAGCAGGTTTGGCGCCAGGCCGACAAGTACGACGTTCCGCGCATCTGCTTCGTCAACAAGATGGACAAGCTGGGCGCTGACTTCTACTTCACCGTGCAGACCATCATCGACCGTCTCGGCGCCAAGCCGTTGGTCATGCAGCTGCCGATCGGTGCCGAGGATGACTTCGACGGCGTCGTTGACCTGCTTACGATGCAGGCCATCACGTGGCGTGGTCGCGTCGAGGTCGGCGCTGAGCCGACCTACGAGGAGATCCCGGCTGACCTGGCTGACAAGGCTGCCGAGTACCGCGAGAAGCTGCTCGAGTCCGTCGCGGAGTCCGATGAGGCCCTGATGGAGAAGTACTTCGCCGGCGAGGAACTCTCCCTCGAGGAGATCAAGGCTGCGATCCGCAAGATGACGATCAACTCCGAGATCTACCCGGTGTTCTGTGGTACCGCCTACCACAACAAGGGCATCCAGCCGGTTCTCGATGCTGTCATCGACTTCCTGCCGTCCCCGCTGGACGTCGAGAACATTCAGGGCCACAAGCCGGGCCACGAGGACGTCGAGATGTCCCGCAAGCCCAGCGACGACGAGCCCTTCTCCGCGCTGGCCTTCAAGATCGCTGCACACCCGTTCTTCGGCAAGCTCACCTTCGTGCGCGTCTACTCCGGAAATGTCGAGCCCGGTCAGCAGGTCCTGAATGCCGTGACCGGTAAGAAGGAGCGCGTCGGCAAGCTCTTCCAGATGCACGCCAACAAGGAGAACCCGGTCGACAAGGCCCACGCCGGTAACATCTACGCGATGATCGGTCTCAAGGAGACCACCACCGGTGACACCCTGTGTGACATCAATGACCCGATCCTGCTGGAGTCCATGGACTTCCCGGAGCCCGTCATCAAGGTCTCTATCGAGCCGAAGACCAAGTCCGACCAGGAGAAGCTGGGTGTCGCCATCCAGCGCCTGACGGAAGAGGACCCGACCTTCACCGTCAACCTCGACGACGAGACCGGCCAGACCATCATCGGTGGCATGGGCGAGCTGCACCTCGACGTCTTCGTCGACCGCATGAAGCGTGAGTTCAAGGTCGAGGCGAATGTCGGTGCCCCGCAGGTCGCGTACCGTGAGACGATCCGTAAGGCCGTCGAGAAGGTCGAGTTCACCCACAAGAAGCAGACCGGTGGTTCCGGTCAGTTCGCTAAGGTGATCATGGCCTTCGAGCCGTACAACCCGGAGCCCGAGGAGCTGGAGGAGGGCGAAGACGCGAGCTACAAGTTCGTCAACGCCGTCACCGGTGGCCGCATCCCGAAGGAGTACATCCCCTCCGTCGATGCAGGTGTCCAGGACGCGATGCAGTACGGTTTCTTGGCCGGCTTCCCGCTGGTCGATATCAAGGCTACGCTCATCGACGGTCAGTACCACGACGTCGACTCCTCTGAGATGGCGTTCAAGATCGCTGGTTCCCAGGCTCTGAAGGAGGGTGTCGCGAAGGCGAAGCCGGTCCTGCTCGAGCCGCTGATGGCAGTCGAGGTCACCACCCCCGAGGAGTTCATGGGTGAGGTCATTGGTGACATCAATTCCCGTCGTGGTCAGGTTTCCGCCATGGAGGACCGGTCCGGCGCGAAGGTCGTCAAGGGTAAGGTCCCGCTCTCCGAGATGTTCGGTTACGTTGGTGACCTGCGTTCCAAGACCCAGGGCCGTGCGAACTACACGATGATCTTCGACTCCTACGGCGAGGTTCCCTCCTCTGTCGCAACCGAGATCATCGCTGAGCGCACCGGCAACGCCTAG